The following coding sequences lie in one Arachis hypogaea cultivar Tifrunner chromosome 4, arahy.Tifrunner.gnm2.J5K5, whole genome shotgun sequence genomic window:
- the LOC140184172 gene encoding uncharacterized protein — MGATPFHRSILEVRLPKHFDKPTNMRHDETQDPQEHFTAFEARMNLEGVGDEVRCRAFLVTLAGAAIRWFNSLPQGSVAGFSDISRAFQAQFTTRITKAKHPINLLGVTQRTDEPTRKYLDRFNDEYLEIEGLIDSVASLCLTNGIFNEDFRKYLTTKPVWTMQEIQTIAKKYINDEKVSQIVAANKQQPSYNQPRQHGNGERQKEHARDGGPSKTPRPFLPVGKFTNYTPL; from the coding sequence ATGGGCGCCACCCCATTCCATCGTTCCATCCTCGAGGTCCGGTTGCCAAAGCACTTTGACAAACCAACGAACATGAGGCATGATGAAACCCAAGACCCGCAGGAGCACTTTACGGCCTTTGAGGCTAGGATGAACTTGGAGGGAGTAGGAGACGAAGTAAGGTGCCGCGCCTTCCTGGTCACCCTAGCAGGGGCTGCGATACGGTGGTTCAACAGCCTCCCACAGGGCTCAGTGGCCGGCTTCTCAGATATTAGCCGTGCCTTCCAAGCCCAATTCACCACCAGAATCACGAAGGCAAAGCACCCGATCAATCTGCTCGGCGTGACTCAGAGGACCGACGAGCCGACCAGGAAGTATCTAGACCGGTTCAACGATGAGTACTTAGAGATCGAGGGGTTAATTGATTCGGTAGCTAGTCTCTGTCTGACGAATGGGATCTTTAACGAGGACTTCAGAAAGTACCTCACCACGAAGCCGGTCTGGACGATGCAAGAGATCCAAACGATAGCCAAGAAATACATTAACGATGAGAAAGTCAGTCAAATTGTGGCTGCCAATAAGCAGCAGCCCTCTTACAATCAACCCAGGCAGCACGGTAATGGAGAAAGGCAGAAAGAGCATGCCAGAGACGG